The DNA region TCTCCATCATCCGCCTGAACGAACCGCCGGAGTGGTCGACCGAGGTGACGCTGTACGAGATCTACGTCCGCGGCTTCGCGTCGGACGACGAGGAGGCGGACAACACGTTCGAGGCGCTGACGAAGCGCCTCGACTACCTCGACGAACTGGGCGTCGACTGTCTGTGGCTCACGCCCGTGCTGCAGAACGACGACGCCCCGCACGGCTACAACATCACGGATTTCTTCAGCATCGCCGAGGACCTCGGTACCCGCGAGGAGTACGAGGCGTTCGTCGACGCCGCCCACGACCGCGGGATGAAGGTGCTGTTCGACCTCGTGCTCAACCACTCGGCGCGCCAGCACCCGTTCTTCGAGGACGCGTACGGGAATCCGGACTCCGAATACTACGACTGGTACGAGTGGCAGGAGAGCGGCGAACCCGGCACGTACTTCGACTGGGAGAAGATCGCCAACTTCGACTTCCGGAACCTGGAGGTCCGGAGACATCTGCTCGACGCGGCGGACACGTGGGCCGAGATCGCCGACGGCTTCCGCTGCGACATGGCGTGGGCCGTCTCGCGGCCGTTCTGGACCGAACTCCACGAGCGCCTCAAGACGCGCGACCCCGAGTTCCTGCTCCTCGACGAGACGATTCCGTACATCGCGGACTTCCACGACCTCGCGTTCGACATGCACTTCGACACGACGCTGTACTTCACGCTCCGGCAGGTCGGCCGCGGCGTCGAACCGGCGGAGGCCATCCTCGACGCCGTCGAGCAGCGTCGGGAGGTCGGGTTCCCCGACCACGCGTCGTTCATGCTCTACCTCGAAAACCACGACGAAACGAGATACGTCGTCGAGTGCGGCGACCCCGAGGCGTACGCCGCGGGGGCGGCGTTGTTCACGTTGCCGGGCGTCCCGATGCTGTACGGCGGACAGGAACTCGGGCAGATGGGCCGCCGCGACGCGCTGGCGTGGGACCACGCGAACGAAGAGCTCCGAAACTACTACGAGTCGCTCATCGACATGCGCAACGAGACGGACGCGCTTCGCTACGACGGCGCGTTCAGCCGCATCGACTACGAGGCAGAGTCCGACCGCGTCGTGGCGTTCGCCCGCGAAGACACCGTCGCTTCGGACGCCTCGCGACGAGCCCTCACTCGCTCCGCTCGCGAGGACGGCCAGAAGTACGTCGTCGCGCTGAACTTCGGCGCAGACCCCGCGCCCGTCGAGTTCGGCCCGTCCGTCGAGAACCGCGACGTGGTCTCAGGCGAGATGCTCGAAGCCGACGAACACGGCCTGTACGTCGACCACGTCGCGGTTCTGCCGGTCGATGAGTGAGGGGACGCCCGCGCGGGTACTCGGCGACGCGGTGGTCCGGACGCGGACAGTCTGACCGAATCAGACCTCGTTTTCGCGGTTTAGCGACTCCGATATCCTCAGTCGCCTGAAAGTATATCAGCCGTCCACCCGCCCCTTTCGCTATGCCCGGCATCGCGATGGTCGTCTTCTCGCTTCCGACGGTCGACGACGAAGTCAGCCTGCTCCGCGAGTACGTCTTTCCGGCGATGGACCGCCTCGCCGACTCCGATGAGTTCGACGCCGAACATCGAATCCGCGCGCTCCGCTACGTGCAGACCCCGACTTACCCGGCGGCGAAGTGCGCATGGCGATCGAAGACGAGTACGGGGCCGTCGTCGACCACGAACGCGACCGGTGGAACGACCTTCGGGACTCGTCGCTCGTCGACTCGTGGTGTGTCGAAGCGCGCGAGATCGACGCCGAAACCATCGCTGCCGACCGGTTTGCGGGCGACAGGACAGACATCGCGGCGCACGCGCCGTTTCTCGCCACTAGCGCCGCCAAGGAGTGGTACGAGACGTTCGACGGCCCTGTTCCGGCCGTCGCCGACGACGACGCGGCCGTCTCCTCGGGGTGGTGGATGTTCGTCCACCTCTTTGCGAACCTCCAGGGCGCAGACTGGGACGACGAGATCGACGCACTCCTCGTCGCCATGGAGAACCGACT from Haloprofundus halobius includes:
- the malA gene encoding alpha-amylase MalA gives rise to the protein MHHPGPPRFTATGRTLELAPTDPDPGSTYRWRIESAPLASQLSLGDDPVEFITPDAPGTYVVELDAPDGTHRQTIRAFPGELAPAGTAGGASGMSGFASGSARPTGKSGDVSGSGSGAGSGGSSGGGRPRIQLHGSVEGDHVVVRADPRTNPNSDRPRDSLDVEFLVDDRDDLRARDVTVDGWELRVPVEKLPKLARVHAVAVGESYSVPDSVAIERGELTPSDHVSVGGRVDAEGHASTAGDEEISIIRLNEPPEWSTEVTLYEIYVRGFASDDEEADNTFEALTKRLDYLDELGVDCLWLTPVLQNDDAPHGYNITDFFSIAEDLGTREEYEAFVDAAHDRGMKVLFDLVLNHSARQHPFFEDAYGNPDSEYYDWYEWQESGEPGTYFDWEKIANFDFRNLEVRRHLLDAADTWAEIADGFRCDMAWAVSRPFWTELHERLKTRDPEFLLLDETIPYIADFHDLAFDMHFDTTLYFTLRQVGRGVEPAEAILDAVEQRREVGFPDHASFMLYLENHDETRYVVECGDPEAYAAGAALFTLPGVPMLYGGQELGQMGRRDALAWDHANEELRNYYESLIDMRNETDALRYDGAFSRIDYEAESDRVVAFAREDTVASDASRRALTRSAREDGQKYVVALNFGADPAPVEFGPSVENRDVVSGEMLEADEHGLYVDHVAVLPVDE